In the genome of Streptomyces sp. 846.5, the window CGCCCGCGCCCGGGTCGCCGGCATCGACTTCGGCTGGCGCCAGCCGGTCGCGGCGCTGGTGCTGGTCACCGCCGGGCTCGCGCCGGTCGCGGCCGCCGGCTGGTGGCTGATCCACGGAGCCGGCGGACCGCTGCAGCGCGGCAACGGCCAGCTGGTCCCGGCCTTCATCGCCGAGCAGGCCAACACCGTCGACCAGGTCCGCACCCTGGTCCTCAGCACCAGCAACTCCGGAGGGGTCGTCAGCTACTCGCTGGCGCGCGGCGCCGGGCCGACCATCGGCAGCGCCGAGACCTCCGTCGCGGCCGGGCCCTCCAGCAACCTCAACGCCCTGGTCGCCAATCTGGTCGCCGGAGCCGGCGGCGACCAGGCCCACGCGCTGGCCGAGTACGCCATCCAGTACGTGCTGGTGCAGGCGCCGGTAAGCACCCAGGTCAACGACACCCTGAACGCCACCGCGGGCCTGACCCGGGTGAACCAGCAGCAGAGCTCCAGCATCTGGCGGATCACCGCCAATGTGGCCAGGGCCGTCATCCAGACGCCCGGGGCCGCCGACACGGCCGTCCCCGCGGGCGCCGTCTCGGTGAACGCGACCATCCCGGCCGGGGCCGAGGGCCGGGTGCTGCGGATCGCGGACGCGGCCGACCCCGCCTGGCGGGCCACCGTGGACGGCACAGCGCTGACCCCGGTCACCGTGGACGGCTGGGCGCAGGGCTTCCAGCTGCCGGCGGCCGGCGGCAAGCTGGCGGTCAGCTACCACGAGAGCCCGATGCACCTGGGCTGGATCGCCGGGCAGTGCTTCCTGGCCCTGGTGGTGCTGGTGCTGGCCCTGCCGGGACGGCGCGACCACAACGACGACGACCTGCCGGACGAGGGCGACGTGGACCAGCAGGCGGCCGCGGAGGCGCCGCTGCCCGGATCGCGCCGGGCCCGCCGCCTGGCCGCCGACGACCCGGGGACGGACGCCCCCGCAGCGGACCCTGCCGCGGCGCCGGGCTTCCAGGAGCCGGCGGTGCAGGAGCAGCCGGCCCAGGAACAGCCGGTGTACGCGGCCTATCCCGGGCAGCAGTACCAGGACCCGGCGGCGTACCAGGATCCGGCCTACCAGGACCCCGGCTATGCCCAGGGCTACCCGGCCAGCGACTACCCGGACCCCGCGTATCAGGGCCCTGGATATCAGGACGCCGGGTACCAGGACCCGGCCTATCAGGACCCTGCATATCAAGACGCCGCCTACCAGGCCCAGCCGTACCCGGCCTATCCGGAGCAGCCGCCGCTGCCGCCGCAGCCGTACTACGACGAGCAGGGCTACCCGGTCCAGTCGCAGCCGTACGCCGACCCCCAGTACGCACAGCAGCCGCCGGCCCCGGCCCCGCACGGCTACGACTGGAACGGCGGCGCGGCTCCGGCGGCGGTTCCCGGCCAGGCCGGGGCGCCGCACGACACGGCCACCGGCGCCTACGGTTCGCTGCCGCCGGACGATCCGTGGCTGCAGGCCCAGCAGCCGGTCCGCCACTCCAACGACGAAGCCGGGAGCTGAGTGATGATCAGCCGTACCACCCAGTCCCTGCTCGCGGCGGTCGGCGTGCTCGCCCTCGCCGTCGGCATCGCCGAGGTCCATCCGCCGACCGGGCAGGCCGCGGTCGCCGGTGCCACCGTGCTGACGGCGGTTCAGCACACCACGCTGATCTGCCCGCCGCCGGTGCAGGGCGGCAGCGGCAGCACCGGGTACACCCTCGCCGTCCCCGGCGCGCTGGCGGGCGTCGCCGCCGCGACCGCGAACGCGTCGGGCAGCGGTGCGGCCGCCGCCAACGGCGCCTCACTCGGCAGCCTCACCCCCGGCGGAACCGGCTCCAAGGCGCTCGCCAAGCAGAGCCAGGTCGGCGGCAGCACCACGGCCAAGGCCGTCAGCGGTGACAAGGCCCCGGCCCTGCTGGCCGGTTCCGACGGGACCACCGCGCCCGGCTTCACCGTCCAGCAGACGACCAGCGGCGTCGGCTCGACCCTGTCCGGCACCGGCTGCACCGCCCCCGGCACCGAGTTCTGGTTCTCCGGGGCGGACACGAACAAGGGCAGCACCGACTACCTGGAGCTCAGCAACGCCGAGGCCACCGCCGCCGACGTGGACATCCAGATCTTCGGCCCCAGCGGCGAGGTGGACAACACCCAGGCCTCCAACATCAATGTGCCGGCCGGCGACACCGCCTCGCTGCTGCTGTCCACCCTGATCGGCCCCGGCAACGACAACAGCTCGCTGGCGGTGCACGTACTGGTCCGCAGCGGCCGGGTGGCGGCGGCGCTGCACGCCGACAGCGGCTCCAAGGGCGCCGACTGGATCCCGGCCACGACGGCAGGCGGCACCCAGGTCGTCGCCGGGCTGCCGGGCGACCTCACCGACGCCACCCTGGTGGTGGCCGCACCCGGGACGGCCGACGCCGACCTGAAGGTGCAACTCGCGTCGCAGAGCGGCTGGATCACGCCGGCCGGCCATGAGACCGTGCACGTCAAGGCGGGCATGGTGACCTCGGTCGACCTGGGGAACATCACCCGCGGCCAGCCGGCCGCGCTCCGGCTCACTCCCACCGACCCCAAGCAGGCCACTCCGGTGGTCGCCGGCATCCAGGTGGTGCGCGGCGGCAAGAACGGGACCGACACCGGCTACCTGGCCGGCAGCGGCTCGATCGGGCAGCGGGCCACCGCGGCCGGGAGCACCGGCAACGACACCACGCTGCTGCTCACGGCCACGGACACGACGGCCGTGGTGAAGGTCGGCACGATCGGCTCCGGCACCACCCCGAGCAGCACCACCGTCTCCGTCCCGGCGGGGACCACGGTCTCGGTCACCCCCAAGGCGCCGGGCAACGGGACCTATGCGGTGACGGTCGAGCCGGTGTCCGGAGGAAGCGTCTATGCGGCGCGCATGATCACTCACACGAGTGGTTCGGTCCCGGCGTTCACCATCCAGCAGCTCACCGACGACCGCAGCACGGTGCAGATCCCGCACGCGCTGCAGGACAACTCGATCCTGACGCGCTGACAGGTCGTCGGGCCGCTGGGCTCTGCCCGGTTGCCCGGTGAGGGTGCGTCAGTCGTCGTCGGGGGAGGGGTCGACCGCGTCCGGATCCATCCCGAGCAGCTCGGCGACCTGCTCCACCACGATCTCGTGGACCAGCGCGGCGCGCTCGTCGCGCCCCTTGGCGCGGGTCTCCACCGGGCGCCGGAACACCACGATCCGGTCCGGCCGGCCCTGCCCGGCCGGAATCAGCCGGCCCAGCGGGACGTCCTCCGCACGGACGTTCTCCAGGTCGGCCTCCGGTTCCCCGGGCAGCGGGGCCGGGACGTCCTGCACCGCGAACTCCACCCCGGTCAGCTGCGGCCAGCGCCGCTCCAGCCGCTCCACCGACTCGCGCACATAGTCGTCGAAGAGCTCGGAGCGACTGAGCGACAGCGGCACCTGCGGGGGTGCGAGCGGCCCGCGCAGCCCCCGGCCGTGCCGGTCACGCCGACGAGGGCCACGCCCCGACCCTGCCCCTGCTGGTCTGTCCATCCCCGCAGCTTAGAGGCTCCAAGTCGCCGTGAACTCCGGCGACCCGACGCCGGATTGCGGGCGACACGGGGCGAGTCGTCGCGGACAGGTCTCCCGGTGAGGTACCGTCCATCGTCGTGAGCCCTGTACGTCGCTGTTCGCGCACCGCGTGCGGTCGTCCCGCCGTCGCGACGCTGACGTACGTCTACGCGGACTCGACAGCCGTCCTCGGACCGCTCGCCACCTATGCCGAACCGCACTGCTACGACCTCTGCGCGGAGCACTCCGAGCGGCTCACCGCCCCCCGAGGCTGGGACGTGGTACGGCTGACCGTCGACTCCGGGCCGATCCGGCCCAGCGGAGACGATCTGGAGGCCCTGGCCAACGCGGTCCGCGAAGCCGCCAAGCCCCCGGTGCGCCGCCAGGACGGCGGCAGTCCGGCCGACCCCACCGAGGTCGGCCGCCGGGGCCATCTCCGGGTGCTGCGGTCGCCCGATCCCCAGCAGTAGCCTGCTCACAGCCCGTCCTTAACAAGCACCGGGTAATCTCCCCCTACCAGCTGTGACCGCAGACCAGAATGGCGGAGATTCCGAGTGCGTGACCTGAAGCAGATCGTGAAGGCGTACGACGTGCGAGGCGTCGTCCCCGACCAGTGGGACGTGCCGCTCGCTCGCGCCTTCGGTGCCGCCTTCGTCCTCGTCACCGGCGCGGACGCGATCGTCACCGGACACGACATGCGCCCCTCCTCCCCGGGGCTGTCCCGCGCCTTCGCCGAGGGCGCCGCGGCCCAGGGGGCCGACGTCGTCGAGATCGGCCTGTGCTCGACCGACCAGCTCTACTTCGCCAGCGGCAAGCTCGACCTGCCCGGCTCCATGTTCACCGCGAGCCACAACCCGGCCCAGTACAACGGCATCAAGATGTGCCGGGCCGGCGCCTCCCCGGTCGGCGAGGACACCGGCCTGGTCGAGATCCGCGAACTGGTCGAGTCCTGGACCGCCGAGGACGACACCGTCACCATCCCCGGCTCGGACGCCACCGCGGGGACCATCACCCAGCAGGATGAACTCCAGCCCTACGCGGACCACCTGAACGGGCTGGTCGACCTGCGTGGCATCCGCCGCCTGAAGGTCGCCGTCGACGCCGGCAACGGCATGGGCGGCCACACCGTGCCCACCGTGCTCGGCGGTCTCCCGCTGGAGATCGTGCCGATGTACTTCGAGCTCGACGGCACCTTCCCCAACCACGAGGCCAACCCGCTGGACCCGAAGAACCTGGTCGACCTGCAGGCCAAGGTCCGCGAGGTCGGCGCCGACATCGGTCTGGCCTTCGACGGCGACGCCGACCGCTGCTTCGTCGTGGACGAGCGCGGCGAGCCGGTCTCGCCCTCCGCCATCACTGCCCTGGTCGCCGTGCGCGAACTGGCGCGGGCCAAGGCGGACGGTGAGGAGGAGCCGACGATCATCCACAACCTGATCACCTCCTGGACCGTCCCCGAGGTCGTCCGCGAGCACGGCGGCAAGGTCGTCCGGACCCGGGTCGGCCACTCGTTCATCAAGCAGGAGATGGCCCGTACCGGCGCCGTCTTCGGCGGCGAGCACTCCGCGCACTACTACTTCCGGGACTTCTGGCGCGCCGACACCGGCATGCTCGCCGCCATGCACGTCCTCGCCGCGCTGGGCACGCAGGACGGCACCCTCTCCAAGCTGGTCGCGGAGTACGACCGCTACACCGCCTCCGGCGAGATCAACAGCACCGTCGAGGACCAGGCCGCGAGCACCGCCGCCGTGCGCGAGGCCTACGCCACCACGCCGGAGGTGACCTTCGACGAGCTCGACGGCATGACCGTCACCACCAAGGACTGGTGGTTCAACCTGCGCGCCTCGAACACCGAGCCGCTGCTCCGGCTGAACGTCGAGGCCCGTGACGAGGCCACCATGGCGAAGGTCCGCGACGACGTGCTCTCCATCGTCCGCAGCTGACGGCCCACCCGCCCGTCCCGCAGTCGCTCGTCCCCGCAGTACCGCCGTTGCACCGCCGCCGCGCCCCTGCCGTCCCCGACGGCCGCGCGGCGGCGGTACGGTAGCCATCCGGGGGCGAACGACGCCCCCGCACCCACCCGTCCCGTCCCCACCCGGAGCGCACCGGCCATGAGCATCGACCCCGCCCTGCTGGAGATCTTCGCCTGCCCGCAGTGCCACGCACCGCTGCGCGAGTCGGACCAGGAACTCGTCTGCACCTCTGCCGACTGCGGTCTGGCCTACCCCGTGCGCGACGGCATCCCGGTGCTGCTCATCGACGAGGCCCGGCGCCCGGCCTGACCGTCGCCACCGTCCCCGCCCGGGAGGCCACCGCATGATCGAGGAACGGGTACTCGACAACCCCGACGAGCTGGCGCGTGCCGACGACACCGAGGTCCTGCTCGATCTGGCCTCCGCCGGGGCCATCGTGCGCACCGCCGTCCGCCTCGCCGGGGAGGCCGGTCTCGACCGGCTCCACCCCGAGGGGCGTCCCCGTGCGGTCTTCGTCGCCGGCCACGGCACCGCCGCCCTGGCCGGGGAGTTGCTGGCTGCCCTGGGCAACGGCAGCTGTCCCCTCACCGTGCTCCGTCCGACCACCGCGGACGACTCCGCAGGCTCCGCCATCGCCTACACCTCCGCTCTGCTGTGGAACCTGCCCGGCTGGGCAGGTCCGTCCGATCTGCTGATCGCGCTGTCCACCACCGGGGCCGAGCCCGGCCTGGTCGCCGTGCTGGAGCAGGGCTATGCGCGCGGCTGCTCCACCGTCGTCGTCGCGCCCGCGGACAGCGCCCTGTCCGAGGCGGCGCTGCAGACCCGGGGCCTGCCGCTGCCCTTCCTGGCCCGGGCCGAGGCGCCGCGCCACCGCACCGCGTTCCCGGAGGGGGACCTGCCCCGGGAGCTTCCCTCGTCGCTCTGGGGCCTGCTCGCCCCGGTCCTCGTCCTGACCGACCTGATCGGAGTGGTCGACGCCGCCCCGGCCTCGGTGCAGGCGGCGGCCGACCGGCTCGACGAGGCCGCCGTACGCTGCCGCCCCGGCGCGGAGACCTACGGAAACCCCGCCAAGACCCTCGCCGTCCAGCTCGACGGGGTGCTGCCGCTGCTCTGGAGCGACGGCCCCTGCACCGGGGCGGTCGCCCTCAGATTCGCCGCCGAGCTGGCCGACCTGGCGGGCCGACCGGCCGTCTGCGCGACCCTGCCCGAGGCCCTGAGCACCCAGTACGGCCTGCTTGCCGGAAACCTCGCGCCCGACCCGGACGAGGACGACTTCTTCCGGGACCGCGCCGAGGACGGGGCCGAGCTCAGGCTCAAGGTGCTGCTGCTGCACCGCTCGCCGGAGCCGGACCAGCATCCCGACCCCTTCGCCGACCGTCTCTCCGACCCGTCGGCCGACCAGCGAGCCGACGACTGGGCCGACGAGCGGGCCGAGCAGGGCCGGACGCCCACCTCTCGCCGGATCCTGGCCCGGGCCCGGCGCCTCGCCACGGACCATCAGATCGCCGTCAGCGAGCTGGCCAGCGCCCGTTCCGACAACCTCGAAGCGATCGCGGAGCTCGTCGCCCTGACCGACTTCGCCGCCGCCTACCTCGGCCTCGCCTCCTCCGGCACAGCCGACGTCCCCGCCGGCGCGGCACCCGCCGACACCTAGATCCCCTTCAGACTCTCCTTTCGTCGACTGCTCATCGCCCGATGCCCAGAATCAGGAACTTCACCGTGGACCGCCTCACCAACACCATCCGTCCCTACGCATGGGGGTCCCGCACCGCCCTTCCGGCTCTGCTCGGCACCCCGGCCACCGGTGAGCCGCAAGCCGAGCTCTGGATGGGCGCGCACCCCGGAGCCCCCTCCACCGTCCACAGGGAACGCGGACCGCAGACCCTGGACGCCGTCATCGACGCCGACCCCGAGGGCGAGCTCGGCGCCGCGGTCGTGGAGCGCTTCGGCCCCACCCTCCCCTTCCTGCTCAAGGTCCTCGCCGCGGGCGAGCCGCTCTCACTGCAGGTCCACCCGGACCTCGACCAGGCCAGGGCCGGATTCGCCGACGAGGAGAGCCGGGGCGTCCCCATCGACGCCCCCCACCGCAACTACAAGGACGCCAACCACAAGCCCGAACTCATCTGCGCCCTCGAAGACGCCGAGGGACGCGAGTTCGAAGGACTCTGCGGATTCCGCGCACCGGATGAGACCGCACGGCTCCTGGAGAGCCTGGCCGTACCCGCGCTCGCGCCACTGGTCGAGATCCTGCGCTCCAAGCCCGAGGAGGAGGCCCTCCGCGAGGCGCTGACCCTCGTCCTCACCACCGATCCCACCGCGGTGCGCGCCACCGTGGCCGAGACCACAGCCGCGCTGGAGCGAGCCGCCGCGGACCGGCACGACGACCTGCCCGCGGAGATCCGCTCCGCCCTCGGTTCCTACGCCGCCCTCGGCCGTGCGTTCCCCGACGACCCCGGAGTCATCGCGGCCCTGCTCCTCAACCACGTCCGGCTGCAGCCGGGCGAGGCGCTCTACCTCGGGGCCGGAATCCCGCACGCCTACCTCAGCGGCATCGGCGTCGAACTCATGGCCAACTCGGACAATGTGCTGCGCTCCGGCCTGACGCCCAAGCATGTGGACGTCCCCGAGCTGCTCCGTATCGTTCACTTC includes:
- a CDS encoding DUF5719 family protein produces the protein MISRTTQSLLAAVGVLALAVGIAEVHPPTGQAAVAGATVLTAVQHTTLICPPPVQGGSGSTGYTLAVPGALAGVAAATANASGSGAAAANGASLGSLTPGGTGSKALAKQSQVGGSTTAKAVSGDKAPALLAGSDGTTAPGFTVQQTTSGVGSTLSGTGCTAPGTEFWFSGADTNKGSTDYLELSNAEATAADVDIQIFGPSGEVDNTQASNINVPAGDTASLLLSTLIGPGNDNSSLAVHVLVRSGRVAAALHADSGSKGADWIPATTAGGTQVVAGLPGDLTDATLVVAAPGTADADLKVQLASQSGWITPAGHETVHVKAGMVTSVDLGNITRGQPAALRLTPTDPKQATPVVAGIQVVRGGKNGTDTGYLAGSGSIGQRATAAGSTGNDTTLLLTATDTTAVVKVGTIGSGTTPSSTTVSVPAGTTVSVTPKAPGNGTYAVTVEPVSGGSVYAARMITHTSGSVPAFTIQQLTDDRSTVQIPHALQDNSILTR
- a CDS encoding metallopeptidase family protein encodes the protein MDRPAGAGSGRGPRRRDRHGRGLRGPLAPPQVPLSLSRSELFDDYVRESVERLERRWPQLTGVEFAVQDVPAPLPGEPEADLENVRAEDVPLGRLIPAGQGRPDRIVVFRRPVETRAKGRDERAALVHEIVVEQVAELLGMDPDAVDPSPDDD
- a CDS encoding DUF3499 domain-containing protein gives rise to the protein MSPVRRCSRTACGRPAVATLTYVYADSTAVLGPLATYAEPHCYDLCAEHSERLTAPRGWDVVRLTVDSGPIRPSGDDLEALANAVREAAKPPVRRQDGGSPADPTEVGRRGHLRVLRSPDPQQ
- a CDS encoding phosphomannomutase/phosphoglucomutase produces the protein MRDLKQIVKAYDVRGVVPDQWDVPLARAFGAAFVLVTGADAIVTGHDMRPSSPGLSRAFAEGAAAQGADVVEIGLCSTDQLYFASGKLDLPGSMFTASHNPAQYNGIKMCRAGASPVGEDTGLVEIRELVESWTAEDDTVTIPGSDATAGTITQQDELQPYADHLNGLVDLRGIRRLKVAVDAGNGMGGHTVPTVLGGLPLEIVPMYFELDGTFPNHEANPLDPKNLVDLQAKVREVGADIGLAFDGDADRCFVVDERGEPVSPSAITALVAVRELARAKADGEEEPTIIHNLITSWTVPEVVREHGGKVVRTRVGHSFIKQEMARTGAVFGGEHSAHYYFRDFWRADTGMLAAMHVLAALGTQDGTLSKLVAEYDRYTASGEINSTVEDQAASTAAVREAYATTPEVTFDELDGMTVTTKDWWFNLRASNTEPLLRLNVEARDEATMAKVRDDVLSIVRS
- a CDS encoding Trm112 family protein; the protein is MSIDPALLEIFACPQCHAPLRESDQELVCTSADCGLAYPVRDGIPVLLIDEARRPA
- a CDS encoding SIS domain-containing protein, translating into MIEERVLDNPDELARADDTEVLLDLASAGAIVRTAVRLAGEAGLDRLHPEGRPRAVFVAGHGTAALAGELLAALGNGSCPLTVLRPTTADDSAGSAIAYTSALLWNLPGWAGPSDLLIALSTTGAEPGLVAVLEQGYARGCSTVVVAPADSALSEAALQTRGLPLPFLARAEAPRHRTAFPEGDLPRELPSSLWGLLAPVLVLTDLIGVVDAAPASVQAAADRLDEAAVRCRPGAETYGNPAKTLAVQLDGVLPLLWSDGPCTGAVALRFAAELADLAGRPAVCATLPEALSTQYGLLAGNLAPDPDEDDFFRDRAEDGAELRLKVLLLHRSPEPDQHPDPFADRLSDPSADQRADDWADERAEQGRTPTSRRILARARRLATDHQIAVSELASARSDNLEAIAELVALTDFAAAYLGLASSGTADVPAGAAPADT
- the manA gene encoding mannose-6-phosphate isomerase, class I — translated: MDRLTNTIRPYAWGSRTALPALLGTPATGEPQAELWMGAHPGAPSTVHRERGPQTLDAVIDADPEGELGAAVVERFGPTLPFLLKVLAAGEPLSLQVHPDLDQARAGFADEESRGVPIDAPHRNYKDANHKPELICALEDAEGREFEGLCGFRAPDETARLLESLAVPALAPLVEILRSKPEEEALREALTLVLTTDPTAVRATVAETTAALERAAADRHDDLPAEIRSALGSYAALGRAFPDDPGVIAALLLNHVRLQPGEALYLGAGIPHAYLSGIGVELMANSDNVLRSGLTPKHVDVPELLRIVHFRSTDPGVLRPVPVPGSDGEELYPTPIDEFRLSRYLLDSASRRIPTTTPQILLCTEGTAVLTEEDGDALTLRRGESAFIPAQGGNLLVAGAPGEARSTVFRATVSLT